Proteins found in one Helicobacter kayseriensis genomic segment:
- the ribE gene encoding riboflavin synthase produces the protein MFSGLVREIAPIKQFKNDKLYIQSTLKPSIGDSIAVNGMCLTVIENKSDGFILELTQHTQANVACENLKDRAHIEPALQIKDRFDGHFVQGHIDGIGEIINITHHHNQSDFLIQIPSNIAHLLIPKGSVAIDGISLTISDCYDHLLHLTLIPHTLQNTLFGSYQIGRRVNIETDMLVRSVAHILKRHKVSKWEEFDMAVLSYS, from the coding sequence ATGTTTAGCGGTCTTGTTCGAGAAATCGCACCTATCAAACAATTCAAAAATGACAAACTCTATATCCAAAGTACACTTAAACCTTCAATTGGAGACAGTATCGCAGTCAATGGAATGTGTCTCACTGTCATTGAAAACAAAAGCGATGGATTTATCTTAGAGCTCACTCAACACACACAGGCAAATGTCGCTTGTGAAAATCTAAAAGACAGAGCACATATCGAACCAGCACTGCAGATCAAAGATCGCTTTGATGGGCATTTTGTTCAGGGCCATATTGATGGAATTGGAGAAATTATCAACATCACACACCATCACAATCAAAGTGATTTTTTAATCCAAATCCCCTCTAATATCGCTCATCTTTTGATTCCTAAGGGCTCTGTTGCTATTGATGGAATCAGCCTCACTATCTCTGATTGTTATGATCATCTTTTGCATCTCACACTCATCCCCCACACTCTTCAAAATACTCTTTTTGGGAGCTATCAAATAGGCAGAAGAGTTAATATTGAGACAGATATGCTCGTGCGAAGTGTGGCGCATATTTTGAAACGACACAAAGTGAGCAAATGGGAGGAATTTGATATGGCTGTTTTGAGCTACTCATGA
- a CDS encoding septal ring lytic transglycosylase RlpA family protein, translating into MNLFYFLIVFVVLAGCSSNSAYRGGIGAFSDYEDLHLYRKGTPLDPEYGVEDGRVSSILGSVDVRGMRESKAIQRATMRPYKIDGKWYYPQRVSLGERFDGIASWYGPDFHAKKTSNGEIYNMHAHTAASKILPMNTVVRVHNKENGKTTIVRINDRGPFVEGRIIDLSNAAAREIDMVKKGTARVMIEVIGFKGVIGSGMSKPQEMTGDLQKEFKVGQTQESVEGGIFALQVGAFRRKEGAEELKQKFDQLKNYQTIIQTQELDDGSIYRVMIQGFRSEDEANDFLTRHPNIKGRVIIRE; encoded by the coding sequence ATGAATCTATTTTATTTTTTGATTGTCTTTGTTGTGCTTGCAGGGTGTTCGAGTAACAGTGCTTATCGTGGAGGAATAGGGGCATTTAGTGATTATGAGGATTTGCATTTGTATCGTAAGGGCACTCCTTTAGATCCTGAGTATGGGGTGGAAGATGGAAGAGTTTCATCGATTTTGGGCAGTGTTGATGTAAGGGGGATGAGGGAATCAAAAGCCATTCAGAGAGCTACGATGCGTCCTTATAAAATTGATGGCAAATGGTACTATCCTCAAAGAGTTAGTTTGGGGGAACGATTTGATGGGATTGCGAGCTGGTATGGTCCAGATTTTCATGCCAAAAAAACATCTAATGGAGAAATCTACAATATGCATGCCCATACTGCAGCAAGTAAGATTCTCCCAATGAATACTGTTGTGCGGGTACATAATAAAGAGAATGGAAAAACAACAATTGTAAGAATCAATGATCGAGGTCCATTTGTTGAGGGAAGAATTATTGATCTTTCTAATGCTGCTGCGCGTGAAATTGATATGGTGAAAAAGGGAACTGCGCGAGTGATGATTGAAGTGATTGGATTTAAGGGGGTAATTGGGAGCGGGATGAGCAAACCTCAAGAAATGACTGGAGATCTTCAAAAAGAATTTAAGGTTGGACAAACTCAAGAGAGTGTAGAGGGAGGAATATTTGCTTTGCAAGTGGGAGCCTTTAGAAGAAAAGAGGGTGCAGAAGAGCTTAAGCAAAAATTTGATCAATTGAAAAATTACCAAACCATCATTCAAACTCAAGAACTTGATGATGGCAGTATTTATCGTGTCATGATTCAGGGATTTAGAAGTGAAGATGAGGCAAATGACTTTTTGACACGACACCCCAATATCAAAGGAAGAGTGATTATTAGAGAATGA
- a CDS encoding YihY family inner membrane protein — protein MLKRLYCKAKALYSFLTHEDELFVYAASLSFYTVFAFIPLLLIVLSILLLLPNFQNTFLEIKDFVLSNVLPTHSEIVARFLDPLLIQSSKMGILGFIYILFTSILFFRNYEYITSKVFGSSPRTFFDSLSLYWMIVSLFPLLFGVLFYFVFQFRKIWESYIFLPYLLQLAPIMVGWMMFLFLFKISANKKLNPQALFFATFLTSLGWNIAKWSFVYYVAHNRSYETIYGSVSFVLFGMLWIYVSWLIVLFGMRVCEGIHRKKS, from the coding sequence ATGTTAAAACGCTTATATTGTAAAGCCAAGGCTCTTTATAGTTTTTTGACCCATGAGGATGAGCTCTTTGTCTATGCTGCATCACTGAGTTTTTATACTGTTTTTGCTTTTATTCCTTTGCTTTTGATTGTGCTGTCAATTCTCTTACTTTTGCCCAATTTTCAAAATACTTTTTTAGAAATCAAAGACTTTGTGCTCTCAAATGTTCTTCCCACTCATTCAGAGATTGTTGCTCGCTTTTTAGATCCGCTTTTGATTCAAAGCTCCAAAATGGGAATCTTGGGATTTATTTATATTCTTTTTACCTCAATTCTCTTTTTCCGAAACTATGAATATATCACTTCCAAAGTCTTTGGTAGTTCTCCTCGGACTTTTTTTGATTCTTTAAGTTTGTATTGGATGATTGTGTCTCTGTTCCCTCTGCTTTTTGGTGTTTTGTTTTATTTTGTTTTTCAATTTAGAAAGATTTGGGAATCTTATATCTTTCTTCCCTACCTATTGCAACTAGCCCCGATTATGGTGGGATGGATGATGTTTTTATTTCTTTTTAAAATTTCAGCCAATAAAAAACTCAATCCTCAAGCTTTGTTTTTTGCAACTTTTTTGACATCTTTGGGTTGGAATATTGCTAAATGGAGTTTTGTTTATTATGTGGCACACAATCGATCTTATGAAACAATTTATGGATCTGTGTCGTTTGTTTTGTTTGGAATGCTTTGGATTTATGTTTCGTGGTTGATTGTTTTGTTTGGAATGCGAGTTTGCGAAGGAATTCATCGCAAGAAAAGTTGA
- a CDS encoding EscU/YscU/HrcU family type III secretion system export apparatus switch protein: protein MKKAVALAYKAYQDRAPKVIASGKGEIAQKIIAKAKEWNVPLFQNKELVDSIIHLQANEEIPQELYMALVEVFIWLKRCEENAQLSQ from the coding sequence ATGAAAAAAGCTGTTGCCCTTGCCTACAAGGCCTACCAAGATCGTGCTCCAAAAGTCATAGCTAGCGGAAAGGGAGAGATTGCTCAAAAAATCATTGCCAAAGCCAAAGAATGGAATGTTCCTCTTTTTCAAAATAAAGAATTGGTTGATTCAATTATTCATCTGCAAGCCAATGAAGAGATTCCCCAAGAGCTCTATATGGCTTTGGTTGAAGTATTTATATGGCTCAAAAGATGCGAAGAAAATGCTCAATTGAGCCAATAA
- a CDS encoding PD-(D/E)XK nuclease family protein — MKRETLYVFSSSRALENFAFQQEGGFVPPSLTLEGFFSQCILSANGSRASMVVQKFLLMQVLRNFDFESRERAFLFFESNFLGFLETSPFLLALFKEMFASKVELGQIKQSDIYGEYEDHLGVIERIYHSYQEKLRDCGLYDFPREYEIFWDYLKCFNEIRLFVDGFLSHFEWDVLLQIAQKIPIVLQVNIDTFNLSHFAFIDSDFLPHHSYLIALADQKILEVSPHPLSTSISLTSCQTRIDECSVVIDKIQQWLKEGVDPQKIAVVLPKEDFAEFLQACDEGKNFNYAMGKDLDGGIFEKIEKLFTDEHQTILEIFGYIKQTIKESYLTHRTQMKLLEILATFEHNLAFLEGLEKREILQLFLSEAKEIKEDDRHGGKVRVMGMLETRGVEFEKVLIVDFNQDNIPLLSYQDMFLNTQVRQNVGMPTIKDKQNLQKHYYLELFKHSKEVEIVFLENKLSPFLQEIGLEYKIHHNHRTLFPQAKEINYLEDEIKAKIDRDFIFSSSSLKIFQECKRKFYFQYLMKLKSEEQSDAMSIGREIHYLLYETYKEAQDLREVKSIFERKIFDAQEKADRAKIKMQLALIARQMQKFWKYELQNLPDEILFLEHQFNFEWRGNCFGGRIDRVDQKDCIIRVIDYKLSDRQKKDHLQGTLYFLYLQNLFSHLDIEVHLSYLQSGEMFKIDVKRGEDELESLMEEIRKEEKFEKVTSYSLCRACPYKILCNR, encoded by the coding sequence TTGAAGCGAGAAACTTTATATGTCTTTTCAAGTTCTAGAGCTCTAGAAAATTTTGCTTTTCAACAAGAGGGGGGATTTGTCCCTCCAAGTTTGACACTTGAGGGATTTTTTTCACAATGTATCTTGAGTGCCAATGGAAGTAGAGCTTCAATGGTTGTGCAAAAATTTCTTTTGATGCAGGTCTTAAGAAATTTTGATTTTGAAAGCAGGGAGAGGGCATTTTTGTTTTTTGAATCCAATTTCTTGGGTTTTTTAGAAACTTCTCCTTTTTTGCTTGCGTTGTTTAAAGAAATGTTTGCTAGCAAGGTGGAATTAGGACAAATCAAGCAGAGTGATATTTATGGAGAATATGAAGATCATTTGGGTGTGATTGAGCGGATCTATCACTCTTATCAAGAGAAACTGCGCGATTGTGGTTTATATGATTTTCCTAGAGAATATGAGATTTTTTGGGATTACTTAAAATGTTTTAATGAAATCAGGCTTTTTGTTGATGGATTTTTGTCGCATTTTGAGTGGGATGTTTTGCTTCAAATTGCACAAAAGATTCCCATTGTCTTGCAGGTTAATATTGACACTTTTAATCTTTCTCATTTTGCTTTTATTGATTCTGATTTTCTTCCTCATCATTCCTATTTGATTGCTCTTGCAGATCAAAAGATATTGGAAGTATCTCCCCATCCTCTTTCTACAAGTATTTCTCTCACCTCTTGTCAGACGCGCATTGATGAGTGCAGTGTTGTGATTGACAAGATTCAGCAGTGGCTCAAAGAGGGGGTAGATCCCCAAAAGATTGCTGTTGTTCTGCCTAAAGAGGATTTTGCAGAGTTTTTGCAGGCGTGTGATGAGGGAAAAAATTTTAACTATGCAATGGGAAAAGACTTAGATGGTGGGATATTTGAAAAAATTGAAAAACTTTTTACAGATGAGCATCAGACGATACTAGAGATTTTTGGATACATCAAGCAAACCATTAAAGAGTCTTATTTGACACATCGCACGCAAATGAAGCTATTGGAGATTTTGGCAACATTTGAGCACAATCTTGCATTTTTGGAAGGTTTGGAGAAGAGGGAAATTTTGCAACTTTTCCTTTCAGAAGCAAAAGAGATCAAAGAAGATGATCGTCATGGTGGAAAAGTAAGAGTAATGGGGATGTTGGAAACAAGGGGGGTGGAATTTGAAAAAGTTTTAATCGTAGATTTTAATCAAGATAATATTCCCTTGCTTTCATATCAAGATATGTTTTTGAATACTCAAGTGCGTCAGAATGTTGGAATGCCAACAATCAAAGATAAGCAAAATCTTCAAAAGCATTATTATTTAGAATTGTTTAAGCATTCAAAAGAAGTTGAAATTGTGTTTCTAGAAAATAAGCTCTCTCCATTTTTGCAAGAAATCGGTTTGGAATACAAGATCCATCACAACCATCGCACACTCTTTCCTCAAGCAAAAGAAATCAACTATCTAGAAGATGAAATTAAGGCAAAAATAGATCGTGATTTTATTTTTTCAAGCTCAAGTTTAAAAATTTTTCAAGAATGCAAAAGGAAATTTTATTTTCAATATCTTATGAAGCTTAAGTCAGAAGAGCAAAGCGATGCGATGAGTATAGGGCGTGAGATTCATTATCTGTTGTATGAGACCTATAAAGAAGCACAAGATTTAAGAGAAGTAAAATCTATTTTTGAACGAAAAATATTTGATGCGCAAGAAAAAGCTGATCGTGCAAAAATAAAAATGCAACTAGCTCTCATTGCAAGGCAAATGCAAAAATTTTGGAAATATGAGTTGCAAAACTTGCCCGATGAGATTTTGTTTTTAGAGCATCAATTTAATTTTGAGTGGAGGGGAAATTGTTTTGGTGGGAGAATTGATCGTGTAGATCAAAAGGATTGCATAATTCGTGTGATTGATTATAAGCTCTCAGATAGACAGAAAAAAGATCATCTGCAAGGCACTCTTTATTTTCTTTATTTGCAAAATTTATTTTCTCATTTAGATATTGAAGTTCATCTTTCTTATTTGCAGAGTGGAGAAATGTTTAAAATTGATGTGAAGCGTGGAGAAGATGAGCTTGAGAGTTTGATGGAGGAAATTAGGAAGGAAGAAAAGTTTGAGAAAGTGACTTCCTATTCCCTTTGTAGAGCGTGTCCTTATAAGATTCTTTGCAATCGATAA
- a CDS encoding TatD family hydrolase: protein MVDTHCHLDSEVFATDLDLVLSEAQAVGVDHFIIPGADPQDGSRAIELAQRYQNVFFASGVHPYHLDTFDLDSLFANQNHPKCVAIGECGLDYFRLPIEGIEEYKKRQRECFVMQIELAIKVDKPLILHVREASAEVFEILKQYPNARGVFHCFNADKILLELSDRFYYGIGGVLTFKNAKRLVEVLPLIPQDRILLETDAPYLTPHPFRGERNEPKYIPLIVSKMSEILGIPVEKIQKLCNQNTQELFNLFL, encoded by the coding sequence ATGGTTGATACACATTGTCATCTAGATAGCGAAGTATTTGCAACAGATTTGGATTTGGTTTTAAGTGAAGCGCAGGCAGTTGGTGTTGATCATTTTATTATTCCAGGTGCGGATCCTCAAGATGGCTCTAGAGCAATTGAGCTTGCACAGCGATACCAAAATGTATTTTTTGCAAGTGGGGTGCATCCTTATCATTTGGATACTTTTGATTTAGATAGTCTTTTTGCAAATCAGAATCATCCAAAATGTGTAGCAATTGGGGAGTGTGGATTGGATTATTTTAGGCTTCCAATTGAGGGTATAGAGGAATACAAAAAAAGACAAAGAGAATGCTTTGTGATGCAAATTGAGCTTGCTATTAAAGTCGATAAGCCTTTGATTTTGCATGTAAGGGAAGCAAGTGCTGAAGTTTTTGAGATTCTTAAGCAATATCCAAATGCAAGAGGAGTATTTCACTGCTTTAATGCAGATAAGATTTTGCTTGAATTAAGCGATCGTTTTTATTATGGAATCGGGGGTGTTTTAACTTTTAAAAATGCAAAAAGATTGGTGGAAGTTTTGCCTTTAATTCCTCAAGATAGGATTTTATTAGAAACAGATGCACCTTATCTTACTCCTCATCCTTTTAGAGGTGAAAGAAATGAGCCTAAATACATTCCTTTGATTGTGTCAAAAATGTCTGAGATATTAGGGATTCCTGTAGAAAAAATACAAAAACTTTGCAATCAAAATACACAGGAACTCTTTAATTTATTTTTGTAG
- a CDS encoding lytic transglycosylase domain-containing protein: protein MKKFLISFGTTTLLTFGAIDYEGKVDFKMPQVRSSGGILHSFDLDVSFLPALNQANMTYERSVQARWEYFVERFDQGYEIIPTLRLMMVEAEIPQEFLFLAMAESEFSMRAYSPKKASGIWQLMPKTARELGLKINEYIDERRDPIKSTKAAIRYLKYLKSATGEWYLAAMAYNCGIGRLQKAIKKAGTKDIQTLIDPDMAYLPKETRHYIRMILGMSLAFNNADVLKNENREYFLNRGATSTIIGVEVDAGTPLFEVAKSIDLSLDELKKYNKHFKYNFLPPGKGKYTVYVPYNKLSAFKQNFQPVKNQNAMYVLHRVKKGETLYSIAKKYKTSIAELQNVNEVKSSHLSIKQSLIIPILKEQYNKRVAQKQ from the coding sequence TTGAAAAAATTTTTGATCTCTTTTGGAACGACGACTTTATTGACTTTTGGTGCGATTGATTATGAGGGAAAGGTGGATTTTAAGATGCCTCAGGTCCGCTCAAGTGGAGGAATTTTGCATTCTTTTGATTTGGATGTTAGTTTTCTTCCAGCCCTCAACCAAGCCAATATGACTTATGAAAGAAGCGTTCAGGCTAGATGGGAATATTTTGTTGAACGCTTTGATCAAGGCTATGAAATTATTCCTACTTTGCGCCTTATGATGGTGGAGGCAGAGATTCCTCAAGAGTTTTTGTTTCTAGCTATGGCAGAGTCTGAATTTTCAATGCGTGCTTATAGTCCCAAAAAGGCAAGTGGCATTTGGCAATTAATGCCAAAAACAGCTCGAGAATTGGGGCTTAAAATCAATGAATATATTGATGAAAGGCGCGATCCTATCAAAAGCACAAAAGCTGCGATTCGTTATCTCAAATATCTTAAAAGTGCTACAGGAGAGTGGTATCTAGCAGCGATGGCCTATAATTGTGGAATCGGAAGGCTTCAAAAGGCAATCAAAAAAGCAGGGACAAAAGACATACAAACACTCATTGATCCAGATATGGCTTATCTTCCTAAAGAGACGCGACACTATATTCGTATGATACTGGGGATGAGCTTAGCTTTTAATAATGCTGATGTTTTAAAAAATGAAAATCGAGAGTATTTTCTCAATCGAGGAGCGACAAGCACAATCATTGGAGTGGAAGTAGATGCAGGAACACCTTTGTTTGAGGTGGCAAAGTCAATTGATTTATCCTTAGATGAATTAAAAAAATATAACAAACACTTTAAATATAATTTTTTACCTCCCGGTAAGGGAAAATATACTGTTTATGTTCCATACAACAAACTCTCAGCTTTTAAACAAAACTTTCAACCTGTCAAAAATCAAAATGCAATGTATGTTCTCCATCGTGTCAAAAAAGGTGAGACGCTCTATAGTATTGCCAAAAAATATAAAACAAGTATTGCTGAACTTCAAAATGTCAATGAGGTGAAAAGTAGCCATCTTTCAATCAAGCAATCTTTGATTATTCCAATCCTAAAAGAGCAATATAACAAGAGAGTTGCACAAAAACAATGA
- the tkt gene encoding transketolase, with protein sequence MQKEIMSNTLKILCADMVQKANSGHPGAPMGLSDIAVVLSHHLHLNPQDSSWLNRDRLVFSGGHCSALVYSLLHLWGFDVSLEDLKQFRQLGSKTPGHPEFGHTHGVEITTGPLGQGVANAVGFAMASKYAQRILGENVISHFVYCLCGDGDLEEGISYEACSLAGHHQLSNLILIYDSNKITIEGGTEIALSENIARRFEAQGFDVFECDGHNFDSIDLAIKSAKESCKPALIIAHTVIGKNAVGVEGSHKTHGAPLGAEVVAASKEFMGFEKDQAFVIAQEVKSAFEASIAKGMSECEKWKKSLSQEVQSKIAELQNPDFSQVQYPAFKQGDKVATRVSNGEILNAIARSYSGLVGGSADLGPSNNTLLKNEGDFPKGRNLHFGVREHAMGAICNGIANYGLFLPYCATFFVFSDYMAPSVRVASIMKTQVMYVWTHDSIGVGEDGATHQPIEQLSHFRAMPNLLVFRPADANENIACMQVALEMKAPSAFVLSRQNLEVLSPVSKDQVQKGAYVILESENPDVILLATGSEVNLALKGAEMLKNQGKSVRVVSMPCMELFSQQDQAYQDSILSNRNKTIAIEASRGMEWYRYAKVVIGMDSFGASGKGDDLFVFFKISVEEIVKKAQEI encoded by the coding sequence ATGCAAAAAGAGATAATGTCAAATACGCTTAAAATTTTATGCGCAGATATGGTGCAGAAGGCAAATAGCGGTCATCCAGGTGCTCCTATGGGATTATCAGATATTGCCGTTGTGCTTTCACATCATCTTCATCTTAACCCTCAAGATTCTTCGTGGCTCAATCGTGATCGACTTGTGTTTAGTGGGGGACACTGTTCAGCGTTAGTGTATAGCTTGCTTCATTTATGGGGATTTGATGTGAGTCTTGAGGATCTTAAGCAGTTTAGACAATTGGGCAGCAAAACCCCAGGGCATCCAGAGTTTGGGCATACGCATGGGGTTGAGATTACAACAGGTCCATTGGGGCAGGGTGTGGCAAATGCAGTGGGCTTTGCAATGGCTAGCAAATATGCACAAAGAATCTTGGGAGAAAATGTCATTTCTCATTTTGTATATTGTTTGTGTGGGGATGGGGATTTGGAAGAGGGGATTAGCTATGAGGCTTGCTCTCTTGCAGGCCATCATCAGCTTTCAAATTTAATTTTGATTTATGATAGTAATAAAATCACAATTGAGGGCGGGACTGAGATTGCTTTGAGTGAAAACATCGCTAGGCGTTTTGAAGCTCAAGGATTTGATGTTTTTGAGTGTGATGGGCATAATTTTGATTCGATTGATTTGGCAATCAAAAGCGCCAAAGAGAGTTGCAAGCCTGCTTTGATTATCGCACATACAGTCATTGGGAAAAATGCAGTGGGAGTAGAGGGAAGTCATAAAACTCATGGAGCACCCTTAGGTGCAGAAGTTGTGGCTGCTTCTAAAGAATTTATGGGCTTTGAGAAAGATCAAGCTTTTGTGATTGCTCAAGAAGTCAAAAGTGCATTTGAAGCAAGCATTGCCAAGGGAATGAGTGAATGTGAAAAGTGGAAAAAATCTCTTAGCCAAGAGGTTCAAAGCAAGATTGCAGAGTTGCAAAATCCAGATTTTTCTCAAGTGCAATATCCTGCATTTAAGCAAGGAGATAAAGTTGCCACACGCGTAAGCAATGGAGAGATCCTTAATGCAATTGCAAGAAGTTATTCTGGACTGGTTGGCGGAAGTGCAGATTTGGGGCCTTCAAACAATACGCTTTTAAAAAATGAAGGAGATTTCCCTAAGGGAAGAAATTTACACTTTGGTGTTAGAGAGCATGCAATGGGTGCCATCTGCAATGGAATAGCAAATTATGGACTTTTCTTGCCTTATTGTGCGACATTTTTTGTTTTTAGTGATTATATGGCTCCAAGTGTAAGGGTTGCTTCTATTATGAAAACACAGGTGATGTATGTTTGGACGCATGATAGTATCGGTGTGGGAGAAGATGGGGCAACACATCAGCCAATCGAGCAACTCTCTCATTTTAGAGCAATGCCCAATCTTTTGGTATTTCGTCCTGCTGATGCAAATGAAAATATTGCTTGCATGCAGGTTGCCTTAGAGATGAAAGCTCCAAGTGCTTTTGTGCTAAGTCGGCAAAATCTTGAAGTTTTATCACCTGTTTCTAAAGATCAAGTGCAAAAGGGAGCTTATGTGATTTTGGAATCTGAAAATCCTGATGTTATTCTCTTGGCTACAGGTTCAGAGGTAAATCTAGCACTCAAGGGAGCTGAAATGCTAAAAAATCAGGGAAAATCTGTGAGAGTGGTTAGTATGCCGTGTATGGAATTGTTTTCTCAGCAAGATCAAGCATATCAAGACTCGATTCTTAGTAATCGCAATAAAACGATCGCAATTGAAGCTTCAAGGGGAATGGAGTGGTATCGATACGCAAAGGTTGTGATTGGAATGGATAGCTTTGGGGCTTCGGGCAAGGGTGATGATCTTTTTGTATTTTTTAAGATTAGTGTTGAAGAGATCGTGAAAAAGGCTCAAGAGATTTGA